The following coding sequences lie in one Fimbriimonadaceae bacterium genomic window:
- a CDS encoding BMP family ABC transporter substrate-binding protein, which produces MRHNTQRWSLIGLAVLTLTVLCALGCGDKEAQNGSSTGSAEKKLLIGIVYDSGGKNDKSFNASAARGIDKAIKELGVEHKEIQSQGEKDYETNLSALAEARCDLVIAVGVNMETALRASASKFPETNFAIVDVPVELPNVRSLIFNEEQGSFLAGYLAGLMTKSNKLGFVGGQRISLIEKFYSGYAAGAYLANPSVEMLPDKYADSWNNADLAKIAAISLYTQGADIVYHAAGKAGIGVFNAAHERGRYAIGVDSDQDELYEGIILTSMIKNVDEAVFSTIKDLKEGNFSPEIKVYDLASGGVGLSPMRFTKEIIGDENLAKIDAVAEKVKSGEIKVPTTKDELAKFRASLPK; this is translated from the coding sequence ATGAGACACAACACACAACGATGGAGTTTGATAGGGCTTGCTGTGCTCACACTGACCGTCTTATGTGCGCTCGGATGCGGAGACAAAGAGGCTCAGAACGGCTCTTCGACCGGCAGCGCCGAAAAGAAGCTGCTTATCGGGATCGTTTATGACTCCGGTGGCAAGAACGATAAGTCATTCAACGCCAGCGCGGCTCGTGGAATCGATAAGGCGATCAAAGAGCTTGGTGTCGAGCATAAAGAGATTCAGAGCCAGGGCGAGAAGGATTACGAGACGAACCTTTCCGCACTTGCCGAGGCTCGCTGCGATCTTGTCATCGCCGTTGGCGTGAATATGGAGACCGCGCTTCGTGCCAGCGCTTCGAAATTTCCCGAGACAAACTTCGCCATCGTTGACGTTCCCGTCGAGCTCCCGAACGTCCGCTCCCTTATTTTCAATGAGGAGCAGGGAAGCTTTCTTGCCGGCTACCTTGCCGGGCTCATGACCAAGTCGAACAAGCTCGGTTTCGTAGGCGGGCAGAGAATCAGTCTGATCGAGAAGTTTTACAGCGGCTACGCTGCCGGGGCGTATTTAGCCAATCCGAGCGTGGAGATGCTCCCCGATAAGTACGCAGATAGCTGGAATAATGCCGACCTTGCCAAGATCGCGGCCATCTCGCTCTACACTCAAGGGGCAGACATCGTTTATCACGCCGCAGGCAAAGCCGGGATAGGAGTATTCAACGCTGCCCATGAGCGCGGAAGATACGCCATTGGAGTCGATAGCGATCAGGATGAGCTTTATGAGGGCATCATCCTCACCTCTATGATCAAGAACGTCGATGAGGCTGTTTTCTCAACGATTAAGGACCTCAAAGAAGGGAATTTTTCGCCTGAGATCAAGGTCTATGACCTGGCGAGCGGTGGAGTTGGCCTAAGCCCAATGAGGTTTACAAAGGAGATCATCGGCGATGAGAATCTGGCGAAGATCGATGCTGTGGCGGAAAAGGTGAAGTCGGGCGAAATCAAAGTGCCGACGACAAAAGACGAACTCGCTAAGTTCCGTGCCTCATTGCCCAAGTAA